The DNA region AACGCATCTGGTCCGGGATACCTCTTTTGACGGATATTTTGACACCACCCAGCGATATGATGACCCCAAATGGTCTTTGATCGTGACCCAGGATGTCAGCCAGAACGGGCAGCCGGATATCCGTTCTTTTTTCAAAGGAGAAGTGCTGCGGCGAAAAGAAGTGGATGAAACCCTGGACGGCAACCTGGATCTGGTGGAGACCTATGACGAGGACGGGGACCTGAAAACCCTGGAGGAACGCAAACAGGGCACCCCCTGGCTGACCTGGTATTACGCGCCCGGCGAAATCCTGGTCCGGGGGGAGGAAGACAAAAACCAGGATGGTGTGGTGGAGATCTGGTATCTGTACGAAAACGGCAGGCTGGTCACGGTCAAGGAAGACACCACCCTGGACGGCAAACCGGACCTGTGGGAAACCTATGATGAAACCCAGGCCATGGTGAAACGCGAACGGGACCTGGATTTTGACGGGACCCCGGATTTTGTGGAAACGATAGACCAAGCTGAAACCGATTCCTGATCAGCTGAAAGGAAAAAAGAGACACTGATGCTGGCATTTTTATCCAAAGGCGGGATTCTGGTGATCCCCATATTGTTCTGCTCTGTTCTGGTTCTGGCCATTTTTTTTGAACGCATGATCCGGTATGCGGTCAACCGGCGGCGGGGAAAGGAAATTGAACTCAAAATCGCTGATCTGGTGGCCAAAGGCATGGAAGAAGATGCCCTGACCCTGGCCGGACAGAGCAACTCACCCATGGGCCGGATTCTTGAAAAAGCCATTCAGGCAAGGGACCTGGACAAGGACACCCTGGAATCGGTGATTGTGAACGCCACGGAAAACGAGGTCCGGGATCTGTCCGCCTATCTCCAGGCCCTGGCCACCATCGGCAATATCGCGCCGCTGCTGGGGCTTTTAGGCACCATCATCGGTATGATCAAGGCGTTCATGGTGATTCAGGACATGGGCGGCAAAGTAAATGCCGCGGTTCTGGCCGGCGGCATCTGGGAAGCCATGCTCACCACGGCGTTAGGGCTGGCCGTGGCCCTGCCCACCATGGTGGCCCACTCCTATCTGCTGTCCAAAGTGGACAAATACGAGGCCAGGCTGCAGAACGGCTCGGTCCTGTTTTTGAAAGCGGTTGCCGCAAAGGACCGGTAAGCATGCTGAAATTTAAAAAACACACCCACCGGTACCAGATCCAGGCACCCCTGACCTCCCTGATCGATATCGTGTTTCTGCTGCTGATCTATTTTCTGCTCACCACCAATTTCATTGTGGAGGAAGGCATCAAGATCAAACTGCCCCAGGCCACGGCATCAGCCCCCCAGATCAAACAGGAGATCACCGTGTTTGTGGACAAGGAAGGCACCGCTTACATGGCGGACCAGAAAATCCCCATGGACCAGCTGTATACCCGGCTCAAAGAAAAAATCGGCAATGATCCGGACCGCCTGGTCATCGTCAAGGCGGACAAGACCGTTATCCTGAACAAGGCGGTGAAGGTCATGGACATTGCCAAGGCAGCCGGAGCGGCCCGGTTGAGCCTGGCAACAGAAAAAGGGCTCTGAGTCAAGGGTATGGCACAGCACTCCCATATGTCTGTCAACTGGCTGCTCCATGGATTCATCCTGGTTTCCTTTGGCATCCATGTCCTGATTTTTCTTCACATGGCAGGCATCTATGAAAACCGGGCCATGTCCTATATTGAACTCACCATGCAGCAGGTGTCCAAACCATCCACCCGGGATATTCCCTCTCCCCGGAACCGGCGAAAACAGGTCCAGAAAACCGAAGTGACGCCCATTGACCCCAAACCGTTTCAGGTCCCGAAAATGAAACTGGACCCGGTGGTGACCCGGACACCCACCGTGACAAACGATCAGATTCCGCTGCCCCAGATACCCGACACCGTGAGTGCGGCATCGGTGCCGGTCACCGGAATCCACCCCCAGCCGGAATCCGTGGTGGATACCACGGATGTTCAGACACAATTCACCACGGCCCGGGACTATTTTGAAATGCTGAACTTACGGATTCACAGCGTCAAAAAATATCCGGAATCGGCCCGATCCCGGCATATTCAGGGGCGGGTCAAGGTCAAATTCGTGCTTTTGGCGGATGGTTCCCTCAAAGATGTTCAGGTGGTGAAAACTTCACGGCACAAAAACCTGGATGAAGCCGCGGTCAATGCCGTCAAAAAAGCGGCCCCGTTTCCCAGGCCCCCGGCTTCTCTTTTTAAAACCCCGGTCACGTTTCAGGTCCACATCCTGTTTGAACTGGCCTGATTGCAATGCATCGCTGGGAATACCCAAAGGAAAAATTTCCATTATGAAGACACCCTGTCTGTTACAAAAAATCCTTGTATTCATCATTGCCACATGTCTTTTTTTCATCCCCCAGCTGTTGCAGGCCAATGCAGGCAATGAACGGATCATCACGGACATGGCAGGCCGAAAAGTTGCAATCAAAGGCCCGGTCCAGCGGGTGGTCACCACATTCAAACCGGCCAGTCTGTGTATGTTGTCCCTGGGTCTGGCCAACACCCTGGTGGGCGTGGACAACTCAAGCCGAAAAGATCCATTGCAGGTATCGGTCTGGCCGGATATCCAGCACCTGCCAGGGGTCGGTACCAAATCCATGGGCATCAACCTGGAAACCCTGGTGTCCCTGAAACCGGATCTGGTGATTTTCTATTCCCAGAACGACGGCCTGCCTGCCACGGAAAAACTTACGGCCATGGGGATCCCCTGCATCGTGATTCTTCCGGAATCCTTTGACAGCATTTTGCAGGCCATGGAAATCATTGCCCGGGCCATGGGAAATTCCCAGCGGATCTCTTTTGTCCGGGATCAGATGGATGCGGTGCTGGCGCTGGTGGATGACCGGCTGGCAGATCTGCCCGGGTCCCGGGAAAAAACCGGGTATTTTGCCTCCACCCTGGGACTGTTCAGCACCACCACCGGGAGTATGCTTCAGGATGAGATTTTTGCCCGGGCAAGGATCCGCAATGTCTCGTCCCATTTGACCGGATATTTTCAGGACATCTCTCCGGAACAGCTGGTGGAATGGAATCCGGACATCATGGTGCTGTCCCAGCACATGAAAAAAAGTCAGGTCCGGCTCCTGGATCTGGCGCCCTTACAGGGGATTTCCGCCATATCCCAAAACCAAGTCTATCGATGTCCTTCCAGCCTGGCCCCATGGGATTTTCCATCCCCTCTGGCCGTACTGGCCACGCTCTGGGTGGCCCAAAAAGCCTATCCGGAACAATTTGCCGATATTGATGTGCTTGCCCAGGCCGATGCCTTTCACCGGAATCTGTATGGAAAAACCATGACGAAAATGGGCGGTGCGCTTGAAGACGCGATTGACTGAATGAGCCCATCCCGCGCATCCGGCCGATTGCTGGGACTGCTGGGCCTTTTTCTGGCGGCGGCCCTGGTGATCTCCCTTTTTTCAGGCCGGATTCAGATCCACTGGCAGGAGATGGTCTCCTTTGGCCTCCACCTGTTAAAAGGGCAGGATCTTCCGGCGGATTTGGTTCACAAAGAACTGGTTTTTTTATGGATTCGTTTACCCCGATGTCTCATGGCCCTGCTGGTGGGATCGGCCCTGGCCGTGTCCGGGGCCGTGTACCAGGCCCTGTTCCGCAATCCCCTGGTATCTCCGGATATCCTTGGGGTCTCTGCCGGGTGTACGTTCGGGGCGGCCCTGGGACTGATCCTGGCTTCGGATGTTTTCGGCCTGGTCCAGGTGTTGTCCTTTTTTTTCGGGATTACTGCCGTGTGCCTGAGCCTGGGCCTGGCCAGGGCGATTTCCATCAAACCGGTGATCGTACTGGTTTTAGCCGGTATCGTGGTGATGTCGTTTTTCAATGCCCTGCTCATGGTGGTGAAATATTTTTCAGACCCTTATGACGAGCTGCCCGGCATCATCTTCTGGGTCATGGGCAGCCTGAGCCGGGTCTCCTGGGAGCATGTGGCAACCATGGCGCCGTTCACCCTGGTCGGACTGATTGTCTTCATTGTGCTGGGATTCCGCCTCAACATTCTGTCTTTGGGCGATATCCAGGCCAAGTCCCTGGGCATGAATCCCGGACTGTTCCGCTTCATCCTGATCACGGTCAGCTCCTTTATGGTGGCAGTGTCCGTGGCCTGCTGCGGTCAGATCGCCTGGATCGGCCTGGTGATTCCTCATATGGCCCGGTCTCTGGCCGGACCGGAACACCAGAAAATGATCCCGGTCACCGCCCTGCTGGGCGCCATCTTTCTTTTGCTGGCGGATTCCGCGGCCCGGAGCATCTCTTCGGCGGAGATTCCCGTGGGCATCATCACGGCACTTACCGGGGCCCCGATTTTCGGGTATTTTCTGTACAAAAACCGCAACACCGGATGGATCTGATGCTTTCCTGCCGCCAACTCGGGTTCTCGTATGGGGCGGTGCCGGTACTGAAGGATATCTGTTTTACCGTGGAAAAAGGGCGTTTCTGCGTGGTGCTGGGCAGAAACGGGTCCGGAAAAACTACCCTGATCCACTGCCTGAACCGGATTTTACACCCCACCCAAGGCCAGGTCTTTATTAACGACAAAGACATGACATCCCTGTCCAGAAATGAAATCGCCCGGACCGTCAGTCTGGTGCCCCAGGAACACATGGAAATCTTTCCCTTTCGGGTCATCGACGTGGTGGTGATGGCCAGGGCCCCGTTTCTGGGAACGGCTGCCGCTCCCAAACCCGGCGATTACAAAATGGCGGAAGACGCGCTGAAACAATTGCACGCCTTTCACCTGGCGGATAAAAATTTCAACCGGATCTCCGGGGGAGAACGCCAGATCGTGCTGCTGGCCCGGGCCATTGCCCAGAACGCCCGGATCATGCTCCTGGATGAGCCCACCAATCACCTGGACTTCAACAACCAGTACCATCTGCTGTCCGCCATCAAAGAGCTCTGCCGGTCAACCGATTTGTGCATTGTGGCCTCCATGCACGACCCCAATCTGGCATCCCTGTTTGCCGATGAAATCATCATGCTGAAAAACGGCCGAATTCTATATCATGGGCCGAATCAAAAGGTGATGACACCCCAAAACATATCCGCTCTGTATGATGTCGATACCCGGGCGATTCCAATCGGAGACCGGAAACAACTGTTTTTACCCAAACAAAAGATGGGATCTTCTGATACTTAAAATATTTGTTATTTTTGGTTATTTTTGGTTATTTATAAAAATTATAAGATTTATTTAAAAAAATAGTTGACAAATGATAACCTAAAAGATAGGTTGTTTTCACAACGGGATAAATTGCGGTCCCGAAACCATGTTAGTGGATAATGTCACAGGATAAATTTATTGTTTCCTTATAACAATCCCCATCTCCTTGGCACGCATTATCCAGCCGCCTGTTCTGCCCCGGACCCTGGCAGGACAGGCGGCACTCTTTTTGGCTTCTGATTCCTTGATTCCTTTGTTTTTGGATCTTTACAAACATGAATCCCCCTTATATGATAATCGCATTAATATTGACCTGAAACAAAGGGGCCTGGAAATGGGAGAACTGTATACGACCAAGGAAATTGCCAAGTTTTTAAACATCAATGAAAAAATGGTGTACTCCCTGATCTCGGAAAAAGGGCTGCCCGCCACCAAAGTCACCGGCAAATGGCTGTTTCCCATCAACCTGGTCCGGCAGTGGGTGGAGGCGGGCACGGAAAATTACCCCCAGTCGGCCCAGCTGCCTCCCTATCACGGCCTGGTGCTCATTGCCGGCAGCAATGATCTGCTGCTGGACAAACTCATCGCCACATTCAACATCAAACATGAGCACCACATGGCCATGTTCGGCATGGCCGGATCATTGGGCGGCCTGAACGCCCTGAAACAGAATCTGTGCCACATCGCGTCCAGCCATTTGATCGGGGAAAATGATGAATATAATTTCCCTTTTCTCAAAGACGATATGCATCAGCCGCCGGCTGTGGTGAATTTCTGCCGGCGGGAACAGGGCATCATTCTCCAGAAGGGAAATCCCAAAAATATCCGCACCATCACAGATCTTGGCAAACAAGGGGTCCATATTGTGAACCGGCAGCTGGGAACCGGTACCCGCAAACTGTTTGACAAACTGCTGGAAGAACATGACATCCAGGGAGAAAATCTTCAGGGATATGACACCCTTTTGTCCCGGCACATGGACGTGGGCCT from Desulfotignum phosphitoxidans DSM 13687 includes:
- a CDS encoding ABC transporter ATP-binding protein; this encodes MLSCRQLGFSYGAVPVLKDICFTVEKGRFCVVLGRNGSGKTTLIHCLNRILHPTQGQVFINDKDMTSLSRNEIARTVSLVPQEHMEIFPFRVIDVVVMARAPFLGTAAAPKPGDYKMAEDALKQLHAFHLADKNFNRISGGERQIVLLARAIAQNARIMLLDEPTNHLDFNNQYHLLSAIKELCRSTDLCIVASMHDPNLASLFADEIIMLKNGRILYHGPNQKVMTPQNISALYDVDTRAIPIGDRKQLFLPKQKMGSSDT
- a CDS encoding helix-turn-helix transcriptional regulator, encoding MGELYTTKEIAKFLNINEKMVYSLISEKGLPATKVTGKWLFPINLVRQWVEAGTENYPQSAQLPPYHGLVLIAGSNDLLLDKLIATFNIKHEHHMAMFGMAGSLGGLNALKQNLCHIASSHLIGENDEYNFPFLKDDMHQPPAVVNFCRREQGIILQKGNPKNIRTITDLGKQGVHIVNRQLGTGTRKLFDKLLEEHDIQGENLQGYDTLLSRHMDVGLEILNGNADAGPAIRPVANILGLDFIPVCWERFDLLIAKDKFFEQGIQLFLSLLKGKVIVQTAEKYGGYDLSMTGKMIYPPS
- a CDS encoding ABC transporter substrate-binding protein is translated as MKTPCLLQKILVFIIATCLFFIPQLLQANAGNERIITDMAGRKVAIKGPVQRVVTTFKPASLCMLSLGLANTLVGVDNSSRKDPLQVSVWPDIQHLPGVGTKSMGINLETLVSLKPDLVIFYSQNDGLPATEKLTAMGIPCIVILPESFDSILQAMEIIARAMGNSQRISFVRDQMDAVLALVDDRLADLPGSREKTGYFASTLGLFSTTTGSMLQDEIFARARIRNVSSHLTGYFQDISPEQLVEWNPDIMVLSQHMKKSQVRLLDLAPLQGISAISQNQVYRCPSSLAPWDFPSPLAVLATLWVAQKAYPEQFADIDVLAQADAFHRNLYGKTMTKMGGALEDAID
- a CDS encoding MotA/TolQ/ExbB proton channel family protein, whose product is MLAFLSKGGILVIPILFCSVLVLAIFFERMIRYAVNRRRGKEIELKIADLVAKGMEEDALTLAGQSNSPMGRILEKAIQARDLDKDTLESVIVNATENEVRDLSAYLQALATIGNIAPLLGLLGTIIGMIKAFMVIQDMGGKVNAAVLAGGIWEAMLTTALGLAVALPTMVAHSYLLSKVDKYEARLQNGSVLFLKAVAAKDR
- a CDS encoding FecCD family ABC transporter permease, whose translation is MSPSRASGRLLGLLGLFLAAALVISLFSGRIQIHWQEMVSFGLHLLKGQDLPADLVHKELVFLWIRLPRCLMALLVGSALAVSGAVYQALFRNPLVSPDILGVSAGCTFGAALGLILASDVFGLVQVLSFFFGITAVCLSLGLARAISIKPVIVLVLAGIVVMSFFNALLMVVKYFSDPYDELPGIIFWVMGSLSRVSWEHVATMAPFTLVGLIVFIVLGFRLNILSLGDIQAKSLGMNPGLFRFILITVSSFMVAVSVACCGQIAWIGLVIPHMARSLAGPEHQKMIPVTALLGAIFLLLADSAARSISSAEIPVGIITALTGAPIFGYFLYKNRNTGWI
- a CDS encoding energy transducer TonB, which gives rise to MAQHSHMSVNWLLHGFILVSFGIHVLIFLHMAGIYENRAMSYIELTMQQVSKPSTRDIPSPRNRRKQVQKTEVTPIDPKPFQVPKMKLDPVVTRTPTVTNDQIPLPQIPDTVSAASVPVTGIHPQPESVVDTTDVQTQFTTARDYFEMLNLRIHSVKKYPESARSRHIQGRVKVKFVLLADGSLKDVQVVKTSRHKNLDEAAVNAVKKAAPFPRPPASLFKTPVTFQVHILFELA
- a CDS encoding ExbD/TolR family protein; protein product: MLKFKKHTHRYQIQAPLTSLIDIVFLLLIYFLLTTNFIVEEGIKIKLPQATASAPQIKQEITVFVDKEGTAYMADQKIPMDQLYTRLKEKIGNDPDRLVIVKADKTVILNKAVKVMDIAKAAGAARLSLATEKGL